Proteins encoded by one window of Bacteroidia bacterium:
- a CDS encoding MbnP family protein produces the protein MSISKSVMLNVVLFAIMTLMFSSCKKKNDDENIINLNLSFAVDGSKLEFNSIKYVNAAANNYSVSKLHFYISAFEFENTDGSKFTFDSIFYVDAAIQTPSFALEGLPVGNYKSLRFLIGLDSLHNISHALPNTIDNENMSWPDMMGGGYHFMKLEGNFMDGGNPTGYAMHLGNNVHVVQVNIQKDFKVSDGSAALNLEMNINEWFSNPHNYNFNIDGNYSMSDSVAMSKLALNGSDVFNIR, from the coding sequence ATGAGCATTTCAAAATCAGTAATGCTTAATGTCGTTCTGTTTGCCATAATGACATTAATGTTTTCGTCTTGTAAGAAAAAGAATGATGATGAAAATATAATCAACCTTAATTTGTCATTTGCAGTTGACGGTAGCAAGCTTGAATTTAATTCCATAAAGTATGTAAATGCTGCAGCTAACAACTACAGTGTTTCTAAATTACATTTCTATATTTCTGCTTTTGAGTTTGAGAATACTGACGGAAGTAAGTTTACTTTTGATAGTATCTTTTACGTTGACGCTGCAATTCAAACACCTTCTTTTGCTCTTGAAGGATTGCCTGTTGGAAATTATAAGTCACTTCGTTTTTTAATTGGCCTCGACAGTTTACATAACATCAGTCATGCATTGCCAAATACAATTGACAATGAAAATATGAGTTGGCCGGATATGATGGGAGGAGGGTATCATTTTATGAAACTCGAAGGTAATTTTATGGATGGTGGAAACCCAACAGGATATGCAATGCATCTTGGTAATAATGTGCACGTTGTGCAAGTAAACATTCAGAAGGATTTTAAAGTTTCAGATGGTTCAGCAGCACTTAACCTGGAGATGAATATTAATGAGTGGTTTTCAAATCCACATAACTACAACTTTAACATTGATGGAAATTATTCAATGAGTGATAGCGTTGCCATGTCGAAACTGGCATTAAATGGAAGCGATGTTTTTAATATCCGATAG
- a CDS encoding YebC/PmpR family DNA-binding transcriptional regulator, whose protein sequence is MGRIFEKRKHKMFARYAKMAKAFTRVGKEIAIAVKQGGPDPHHNAKLRQVMQNAKSLNMPKDRVDAAIKRASSKDMKDYEEITYEGYAPFGVAILVECATDNPTRTVANIRMHFNREEGNLGTSGSVAFMFERRGLFKFAAEGKNLDELELELIDFGLIEIWEEDSFIYLYCNFEDFGSMTKILEDRNIEIISSELTRVPLTLTEVTEEQEQKIQVLIDRLEDDEDVQSVFNNMK, encoded by the coding sequence ATGGGACGAATTTTTGAAAAACGCAAGCATAAAATGTTTGCACGCTATGCCAAAATGGCTAAGGCATTTACACGTGTAGGAAAAGAAATTGCAATTGCTGTTAAACAAGGTGGCCCCGATCCACATCATAACGCCAAGCTCAGGCAGGTGATGCAAAATGCCAAGAGTTTAAATATGCCCAAAGACAGGGTGGATGCTGCCATTAAACGTGCTTCGAGCAAAGACATGAAAGATTACGAGGAGATAACCTATGAAGGTTATGCTCCTTTTGGTGTGGCGATCTTAGTAGAATGTGCTACTGATAATCCAACGCGTACTGTTGCCAATATAAGAATGCATTTCAACAGAGAAGAAGGTAACCTCGGCACTTCAGGCTCTGTTGCCTTTATGTTTGAAAGACGTGGCTTGTTTAAATTTGCTGCCGAGGGTAAAAATCTGGATGAGCTGGAATTGGAGCTCATTGATTTTGGCCTTATAGAAATTTGGGAAGAGGATTCTTTTATTTACTTGTATTGCAACTTTGAAGACTTTGGCAGCATGACAAAGATTTTAGAAGACAGGAATATTGAGATTATTAGCAGCGAGTTGACCCGAGTACCACTGACACTCACAGAGGTAACAGAAGAGCAAGAGCAGAAAATTCAAGTGCTCATTGACCGACTTGAAGATGATGAAGATGTACAGAGTGTTTTTAACAACATGAAATAA
- a CDS encoding cytochrome c peroxidase has product MKLKVIFTVLIVGMLTVLACKKDKDEDPINNLPPYNPTLYTINTPSNLPAMNVPAFNPTTVEGVYLGRKLYYDKLLHPTGASSCSSCHIQSQGFAVTGTNIIPHVNLGYQNKFLWNGEIQGTLEDAMMFEVETFFNTDIKRLQNDSLYPILFYKAFGSTTIDTKKCAYALAQFLRTVVSGNSKLDRFIRHETLFTPDEIQGFNIFFSEKGDCFHCHSLSLTSDGDLHNIGLDSVFTGVNAGYYNVSHNAADYGKFRTPSLRNTALKTTFMHDARFTTLEQVIEHYNTGVKHSASLDPVMTKPGKELGLQLTPLEKQKLKAFLLTLTDSTFLTEPNFSNPN; this is encoded by the coding sequence ATGAAGTTAAAAGTAATCTTTACGGTATTAATTGTTGGAATGCTTACTGTGCTTGCCTGTAAAAAGGATAAGGATGAGGATCCAATTAATAATCTGCCACCCTATAATCCAACATTATATACCATTAACACACCTTCAAATCTACCGGCAATGAATGTTCCGGCATTCAACCCAACAACAGTTGAAGGTGTTTATCTCGGACGCAAGCTTTACTACGATAAACTTCTGCATCCAACGGGTGCTTCATCATGTTCATCATGCCATATTCAGTCGCAAGGCTTTGCAGTTACAGGTACAAATATTATTCCGCATGTTAACTTAGGTTATCAAAATAAGTTTTTATGGAATGGTGAAATTCAGGGAACATTGGAAGATGCCATGATGTTTGAAGTGGAAACTTTTTTTAATACAGACATTAAGAGATTACAGAATGATAGTTTGTATCCTATACTTTTTTACAAAGCATTTGGCAGTACAACTATTGATACTAAGAAGTGTGCTTATGCATTGGCGCAATTTCTGAGAACTGTTGTTTCAGGAAACTCTAAGTTGGATCGCTTTATTCGTCACGAAACATTGTTTACACCTGACGAAATTCAAGGATTCAATATTTTCTTTTCTGAAAAGGGCGACTGTTTTCACTGTCATTCATTATCATTAACGTCCGATGGAGATTTGCACAATATCGGCCTGGACTCGGTTTTTACAGGTGTCAATGCAGGCTATTATAATGTAAGTCATAATGCAGCAGATTATGGAAAATTCCGTACTCCTTCTCTGCGAAATACAGCATTGAAAACAACCTTCATGCACGATGCAAGATTTACAACACTTGAACAAGTAATTGAACATTATAACACAGGGGTTAAACATTCAGCGTCTCTCGATCCTGTTATGACAAAGCCCGGAAAAGAACTAGGATTACAACTTACACCTCTTGAGAAACAAAAACTCAAAGCATTTCTTCTTACACTAACTGACTCAACTTTTTTAACAGAACCCAATTTTTCTAATCCAAACTGA
- a CDS encoding cbb3-type cytochrome c oxidase subunit I, translating to MNNSHSNNSNIHFLFIAVALTVLISGVLFGVVGGLQYIIPGWLKDELSFERVRPLHVTMVISWIFAGAMGGIYYYLPQAVKGKLYSPALAIAHLVLFILTGLSIIACYFAGVFGGREYFEFPPAVAIPMLITWLLFVANMLLTLKRYYNSNTHIFTKVYIWMWLTGMFFFLLTFLESYLWLFSFFGNNLIRDITVQWKASGAMVGSWNMLVYGTAFYVMEKMSGDESVASSKLTFFFYFLGLTNLMFNWGHHTYIVPASPWIRDVAYVISMTELLILGNIIWNWRKTVSSATKTFHLMSYRFFTASDVWIFINLVLAIAISVPFINRFTHGTHITVAHAMGTTIGINTFILFASLFYLLRLQNDTTLLKYIKAGFWILNVSLLIFWVSLIASGITKTIELTNGGTFASAMQKMLPYFYSFFIAGIGILAGILLIAIPALVSCIQQIRQNRLVSFQPVT from the coding sequence ATGAATAATAGTCATTCAAACAATTCAAATATTCACTTTCTGTTTATTGCAGTTGCACTTACTGTACTGATTTCAGGTGTGTTGTTTGGTGTTGTTGGTGGTTTGCAGTATATCATTCCCGGTTGGCTGAAAGACGAATTGTCGTTTGAAAGAGTCAGACCACTTCATGTAACAATGGTTATTTCATGGATTTTTGCAGGAGCTATGGGTGGCATCTATTATTATCTTCCACAGGCAGTAAAAGGAAAACTTTATTCACCGGCTTTAGCAATAGCCCATCTTGTATTATTTATTCTTACAGGATTGTCCATCATTGCCTGCTATTTTGCAGGAGTATTTGGTGGAAGAGAGTATTTTGAATTTCCACCTGCAGTTGCAATTCCTATGTTAATAACGTGGCTGTTGTTTGTTGCCAATATGCTTCTGACACTTAAGAGATATTACAACAGCAATACACACATTTTCACTAAAGTTTATATCTGGATGTGGCTTACAGGTATGTTTTTCTTTCTGTTAACATTTTTAGAATCTTATCTGTGGTTGTTTTCCTTTTTCGGTAATAACTTAATACGCGATATAACTGTACAGTGGAAAGCATCAGGAGCTATGGTGGGCTCATGGAATATGCTGGTATATGGAACTGCATTTTATGTGATGGAGAAAATGAGTGGTGATGAAAGCGTTGCCTCATCAAAGTTGACTTTCTTTTTTTATTTCTTAGGGCTAACCAACCTTATGTTCAACTGGGGGCATCATACTTACATTGTGCCGGCATCACCCTGGATTCGGGATGTTGCCTATGTCATCAGTATGACGGAGCTGCTAATTCTTGGTAATATTATTTGGAACTGGCGTAAAACGGTATCCTCAGCTACTAAAACTTTTCATCTGATGTCTTATCGCTTTTTTACTGCTTCTGATGTATGGATATTTATCAACCTTGTTTTAGCCATTGCTATTTCTGTTCCGTTTATTAACCGTTTCACTCATGGTACGCACATCACTGTTGCGCATGCAATGGGTACCACTATTGGAATAAACACTTTTATCCTTTTTGCTTCATTGTTTTATTTATTAAGACTTCAAAATGATACAACGCTACTCAAATACATAAAGGCAGGTTTCTGGATTTTGAATGTTTCATTGCTCATATTTTGGGTTTCTCTTATTGCATCGGGTATCACAAAAACTATTGAATTGACTAATGGAGGAACATTTGCTTCTGCCATGCAAAAGATGCTACCTTATTTTTATAGCTTTTTCATTGCAGGAATTGGCATTCTGGCAGGTATTTTACTTATTGCCATTCCGGCTTTAGTTTCATGTATTCAACAAATCAGACAGAATAGACTTGTTTCTTTTCAGCCTGTTACTTGA
- a CDS encoding NAD(P)/FAD-dependent oxidoreductase produces the protein MEIVDVLIIGAGPAGAVASAYLNKQNLKVLVLEKQKFPRFVIGESLLPHCMDHLSEVGFIENIKEHGFQEKTGAAFYKGKHKTEFLFNDQFSNGWSWTWQVKRADFDNILISTAIEQGVEVKFECEVNSVEASANEQTTTYTDNFGKTHTVKSKFIIDASGYGRVLPRLFKLEEPVSTPPRGAVFCHIHDTQRTKQAGANIFIHSFNENSAWIWAIPFSDMTTSVGVVSNVELIDEFAANKGEKFLNHIRTFGDLAGRFENEQLVFEPRTIHNYAVRSKQLFGPGYVLCGNSTEFLDPVFSSGVTLATGSGLLAAKLTEKALNGEQVNWSEAYEEKLRRGIDVFRTFVLGWYNGDLQTIIYSNDIDTNIKKQICSVLAGYVWDTENPIVKKHKTLIPTLAEVIRIKEKQS, from the coding sequence ATGGAAATCGTTGATGTATTGATTATTGGTGCAGGTCCGGCCGGTGCTGTTGCTTCTGCTTATCTGAATAAGCAAAACTTAAAAGTACTTGTACTGGAAAAACAGAAATTTCCGCGTTTTGTGATAGGTGAAAGTTTATTACCGCATTGCATGGACCATCTCTCTGAGGTTGGGTTTATTGAAAACATAAAGGAACATGGATTTCAGGAAAAAACAGGCGCTGCATTTTATAAAGGGAAACATAAGACGGAGTTTTTATTTAACGATCAGTTTAGCAATGGCTGGTCATGGACATGGCAGGTAAAACGTGCTGATTTTGACAACATACTTATTTCAACTGCAATTGAGCAGGGCGTTGAAGTAAAATTTGAATGTGAGGTAAATTCTGTTGAGGCTTCTGCAAATGAACAAACAACTACCTACACAGATAATTTCGGAAAGACACATACTGTTAAATCGAAATTCATCATTGATGCCAGCGGATATGGTCGTGTGCTACCTCGTTTATTTAAATTAGAGGAGCCTGTGAGTACACCGCCACGTGGCGCAGTTTTTTGCCACATTCATGACACCCAACGAACAAAACAAGCAGGTGCTAATATTTTTATCCACTCTTTTAATGAAAACAGTGCCTGGATATGGGCTATTCCTTTCAGTGATATGACTACTTCTGTAGGTGTAGTGAGTAATGTTGAGTTGATTGATGAGTTTGCTGCAAATAAAGGAGAGAAGTTTTTAAACCATATCAGAACTTTTGGCGACCTGGCAGGCAGATTTGAAAATGAACAGTTGGTTTTTGAGCCACGCACAATCCACAATTATGCAGTACGTTCAAAACAGTTGTTTGGCCCAGGCTATGTATTATGCGGCAACAGCACAGAGTTTTTAGACCCGGTATTTTCATCCGGTGTGACACTTGCCACAGGATCTGGATTACTTGCAGCCAAATTAACTGAAAAGGCACTTAATGGAGAACAGGTAAATTGGTCTGAAGCCTACGAAGAAAAATTACGCAGAGGCATAGACGTATTCAGAACATTTGTTCTCGGATGGTATAATGGCGATCTTCAGACTATCATATATTCAAATGACATTGATACAAATATAAAAAAGCAAATTTGTTCAGTTTTGGCCGGGTATGTTTGGGATACTGAGAATCCTATTGTAAAAAAACATAAAACACTGATACCAACTCTTGCTGAAGTTATAAGAATAAAAGAAAAACAATCTTGA
- a CDS encoding geranylgeranyl reductase family protein yields MIIGAGPAGSACVMALKDAGLNIVWIDKTTFPRDKVCGDAIPSNVQRVLSSIDVSLNEKFLQHFSEKVQVEGCRFVAPDKSSFDLTFVTKGHAAKRLHFDHFLFNLANECNSHVSFIGNASVESVVNSATVVTVKLTDGRIIEGQIIIGCDGANSVVRKNLSHPFIRKKENIAAVRAYYNNVANLEHKMLEIHIVKNYMPGYFWIFPLPENQSNVGFGMVNRFITNRKIDLKKALIEVIQNDSAISPRFSQASTDGVISGFGLPCGGRKNPVSGQRFLLCGDAASLINPATGEGIGNAMISGRMAAIHIINCFQSNNFTQSFNEQYDKMVYDKLLGDLRIQHWLQRITADREWLINFALKHVSNNHWIRQKIRKFF; encoded by the coding sequence ATTATCATTGGGGCAGGGCCTGCTGGTTCTGCTTGTGTTATGGCACTTAAAGATGCAGGTCTAAACATTGTTTGGATTGATAAGACCACATTTCCGAGGGATAAAGTTTGTGGTGATGCCATTCCTTCGAATGTGCAACGTGTGCTAAGTTCCATTGATGTTTCTCTCAACGAAAAATTCTTACAGCATTTTTCTGAAAAAGTACAGGTAGAGGGCTGCCGTTTTGTTGCTCCTGATAAATCCTCATTCGATTTAACATTTGTTACAAAAGGTCATGCTGCCAAGCGGTTGCATTTCGATCATTTTCTTTTTAATCTGGCAAATGAATGCAACAGTCATGTCAGTTTTATTGGAAATGCATCTGTTGAATCTGTTGTGAACAGCGCAACGGTCGTTACCGTTAAGTTGACCGATGGAAGGATAATTGAAGGTCAGATAATTATTGGCTGTGATGGAGCAAACTCAGTTGTCAGAAAGAATTTGTCGCATCCGTTTATCCGTAAAAAAGAAAATATTGCAGCTGTCCGTGCATATTATAATAATGTTGCAAATCTTGAACATAAAATGCTTGAGATTCATATTGTCAAAAATTATATGCCTGGATATTTCTGGATATTTCCGCTGCCGGAGAATCAATCTAATGTTGGCTTTGGTATGGTTAATCGGTTTATTACAAATCGTAAAATAGATTTGAAAAAAGCTTTGATAGAAGTCATTCAAAACGATAGCGCCATTAGTCCTCGATTTAGTCAGGCAAGTACTGATGGTGTGATTTCAGGATTCGGGCTACCATGCGGTGGACGAAAAAATCCTGTTTCAGGACAGAGATTTTTGCTCTGCGGTGATGCAGCCTCACTCATTAATCCCGCTACAGGCGAGGGCATTGGCAATGCAATGATAAGTGGGCGAATGGCTGCTATACACATTATCAATTGTTTTCAGTCAAACAACTTTACACAGTCATTCAATGAACAATATGACAAAATGGTTTATGACAAACTTCTTGGCGATTTACGTATTCAGCATTGGTTACAACGTATTACTGCGGACAGAGAATGGCTAATTAACTTTGCATTGAAGCATGTGAGCAACAACCATTGGATAAGACAAAAAATAAGAAAGTTTTTCTAA
- a CDS encoding cytochrome c, which translates to MHLSLKFKILITLFTLFSFYTAFVYTKATARATFTMNDEAFKGKMLYQKFNCTACHQLYGLGGYLGPELTSAYSQKAQNDAYFAAILKNGTVRMPDFNLSDKEVDQVIEYLKYIDQTSTQIPTY; encoded by the coding sequence ATGCATTTGAGTTTAAAGTTTAAGATATTAATTACACTTTTTACATTATTTAGTTTTTATACTGCGTTTGTTTACACCAAGGCAACAGCACGTGCTACCTTTACTATGAACGATGAAGCATTTAAAGGGAAAATGCTTTATCAGAAATTTAACTGCACTGCCTGTCATCAACTTTATGGTTTAGGCGGCTATCTTGGCCCTGAACTAACATCAGCCTATTCTCAGAAAGCACAAAATGACGCATACTTTGCTGCAATACTGAAAAATGGAACTGTACGTATGCCCGATTTTAATTTGAGTGATAAGGAAGTTGACCAAGTAATAGAATATTTGAAATACATTGATCAAACATCAACACAAATACCAACATACTAG
- a CDS encoding NAD(P)/FAD-dependent oxidoreductase yields MKIKENINYDFVIIGGGFAGMSCAYILAKEGHKVALIEKNIQLGGSLQIFSRDKKILDTGLHYIGGYDEGQNLNKLFNYFGLKDTLQTKRMDEDGYDYISFSDGRKYAHAMGYEKFISSLCKDFPDEEHAINQFCKKIQEYCQKFPLYELNNNITDDYINEDLRNENAWEYISSLTSNKTLQNVLAGNNMLYAGVKEKTPLFVHALIFNNYICGSYKIITGGAQLIKQFSKNMRKEGVDIYTHKQVTGATFSADNKISQLLFDNGDKITGKNYISAIHPNETISLFGANHFSKSWVKRVTHLEQTLSAFLLQITFKPKSFPYFNYNLYHFFNDDVWETINYTEDNWPLGFFVFTPVPLDSSGYAESISVMCYMKHEDVAQWKDSFNTTTHPSDRCESYQAFKRQKEEKVLEKLETLFPDLRKAMLHVYSSTPLTFKDYTASTNGSIYGILKNSHSPLSSMLHPKTKIPNLWLTGQNIVFHGILGTAISALLTCFEFTNRETLLKKINQP; encoded by the coding sequence ATGAAAATCAAAGAGAATATAAATTACGACTTTGTAATTATTGGAGGTGGGTTTGCCGGAATGAGTTGTGCATATATTTTAGCTAAAGAAGGTCATAAAGTTGCTTTGATTGAAAAAAATATACAATTAGGCGGCAGCCTACAGATTTTCAGTCGGGATAAAAAAATTCTCGATACCGGCCTACACTATATTGGTGGCTATGATGAAGGACAAAATCTCAATAAGCTATTTAATTATTTTGGTTTAAAAGATACTTTGCAAACAAAAAGAATGGACGAAGATGGCTATGACTACATTAGTTTTAGTGATGGCAGAAAGTATGCTCATGCTATGGGTTATGAAAAATTCATCAGTTCACTTTGTAAAGATTTTCCGGACGAGGAACATGCAATAAATCAATTTTGCAAGAAGATACAGGAGTACTGTCAAAAGTTTCCTTTATACGAGCTGAATAATAATATCACAGATGATTACATTAACGAAGATTTAAGGAATGAAAATGCATGGGAATATATTTCGTCACTTACCAGTAATAAAACATTACAAAATGTATTAGCAGGAAACAATATGTTATATGCAGGTGTAAAAGAAAAGACACCGTTGTTTGTTCATGCTTTAATTTTCAATAATTATATCTGCGGAAGCTATAAAATTATTACAGGAGGTGCACAATTAATCAAACAGTTTTCAAAAAACATGCGTAAAGAAGGTGTTGACATCTATACGCATAAGCAAGTTACAGGTGCAACATTTAGTGCTGACAATAAAATTTCTCAACTATTGTTTGATAATGGTGATAAAATAACAGGGAAAAATTATATCTCAGCAATTCATCCGAATGAAACTATTTCACTTTTTGGTGCAAATCACTTTTCAAAATCATGGGTCAAGAGAGTAACTCATCTTGAGCAAACTTTATCTGCATTTCTTTTACAAATTACTTTTAAACCAAAATCCTTCCCCTATTTCAATTACAACCTTTATCATTTTTTTAATGATGATGTTTGGGAAACAATAAATTACACTGAAGACAATTGGCCTTTAGGGTTCTTTGTCTTTACTCCTGTTCCATTGGACAGTTCAGGTTATGCAGAATCAATCTCTGTCATGTGCTATATGAAGCATGAAGATGTTGCACAGTGGAAAGATAGTTTCAATACAACAACACACCCTTCGGACCGATGTGAAAGCTATCAGGCATTTAAAAGGCAAAAGGAAGAAAAAGTACTTGAAAAGTTAGAGACTTTATTTCCGGATTTACGAAAAGCTATGTTGCATGTTTATAGCTCAACCCCTTTGACTTTTAAGGACTATACGGCCAGCACAAATGGTTCCATTTACGGAATCTTAAAAAACAGTCACTCGCCATTATCAAGTATGTTACATCCTAAAACAAAAATCCCTAACTTGTGGTTAACAGGTCAAAACATTGTTTTTCATGGTATATTAGGGACAGCTATTAGTGCACTATTAACATGCTTTGAATTTACAAATAGAGAAACGCTACTTAAAAAAATTAATCAACCCTAA